One genomic segment of Cystobacter fuscus DSM 2262 includes these proteins:
- a CDS encoding YfhO family protein, with protein MSSVSPEPPRSEAPPPRWLVPTLSVGLTFLFFHRAVFSANVFFLRDVQQVYVPLWEYWRERVLGGEFPQWYPFDGLGQPYVGMVVSGAFHPAQVLSLVLPGAQGLKWLMLLCFPVAFLGMSALGRRLGWGLGAALLAAMSYSFSGYLVSITNNTLYLLAAVTVPWVFWALEGLLRAPSVGRGLGVAVLLGLVLLAGDVQGYAVCLGGALLWSVSRPASGGTPRALLGMLGVGIVSLLLCAVQILPTLAGLGEVRASNQTLAQATEWSVHPVRLVELLLGPLFAGESGEQVQVAISAWLLSTSRTELWADSFYLGTPALVMAGVAVVRVRGPRAALLLAAALGAVLLALGKHTPLYGWVFDWVPPWRAFRYPEKLMTFVTFAVCLAAGVGWERLEHAPDVRRRMGRGALGLGGLVLAVGGAEWLGHVFSEGMLSGLWMGPPWPEAQRRIGEHFVLGCGLAGGSLLALGGILGAVRSAEARAGLVGVVGFGGLLLANGDIYKVGEPELFDEPTPFVLRIQQELREQVGPPPRVYRLTGLYYAPRPLPLPTLAETNALIMGASLMPLVPALFGLESSTAYMPAVSRRVADVQAETNSWVRHTAGLFHTRYFILSSEVTAQLAAEPLRVLERLDAFGLWLVEDPNALPRAYLAHPRCVAGPREALRRLGGVQAPREVVVECAAPLPEPPLEAPRGEVTAARFAPERVEVEVRARGGEVLVLNDAYYGGWTASVDGEPVPILPANGAVRAVAVPPGEHQVVFRYRTPGLAVGTGVSLGTLLVLLAADGVLRRRLTPGAGRKGPRAAPPSGGGAEAARDERGA; from the coding sequence ATGTCCTCCGTCTCCCCAGAGCCCCCCCGGTCCGAAGCGCCCCCGCCCCGATGGCTCGTCCCCACCCTGAGCGTGGGACTCACCTTCCTCTTCTTCCATCGGGCGGTCTTCTCCGCCAACGTCTTCTTCCTGCGCGACGTGCAGCAGGTCTATGTCCCACTGTGGGAATACTGGCGCGAGCGGGTGCTCGGGGGGGAATTTCCCCAGTGGTATCCCTTCGATGGGCTCGGGCAGCCCTACGTGGGCATGGTCGTCTCCGGAGCCTTCCACCCGGCCCAGGTGCTGTCGCTGGTGCTGCCCGGGGCACAGGGCCTCAAGTGGCTCATGCTGCTGTGCTTCCCCGTGGCGTTCCTCGGCATGAGCGCGCTGGGGCGGCGGCTCGGGTGGGGGCTCGGGGCCGCGCTGCTCGCGGCGATGAGCTACTCCTTCAGTGGCTACCTCGTCAGCATCACCAACAACACCCTGTACCTCCTGGCGGCCGTCACCGTGCCCTGGGTGTTCTGGGCGCTGGAGGGCTTGCTCAGGGCGCCCTCGGTGGGACGGGGGCTCGGGGTCGCCGTGCTGCTCGGGCTCGTGCTGCTCGCCGGCGACGTGCAGGGCTACGCGGTCTGTCTGGGCGGGGCACTGCTGTGGAGCGTGAGCCGCCCGGCGTCTGGCGGCACGCCCCGCGCGTTGCTGGGAATGCTGGGGGTGGGGATCGTCTCCCTGCTGCTGTGCGCGGTGCAGATCCTCCCGACGCTGGCGGGGCTGGGTGAAGTGCGCGCCTCGAATCAGACGCTGGCGCAGGCGACGGAGTGGTCCGTCCATCCCGTGCGGCTGGTGGAGCTGCTGCTCGGGCCCCTGTTCGCGGGTGAGTCCGGCGAGCAGGTCCAGGTGGCCATCAGTGCGTGGCTGCTGTCCACGTCGAGGACCGAGCTGTGGGCGGACTCGTTCTATCTCGGCACGCCCGCGCTCGTGATGGCGGGCGTGGCGGTGGTCCGGGTGCGGGGGCCACGCGCGGCCTTGCTGCTCGCCGCCGCCCTGGGGGCGGTGCTGCTGGCGCTCGGCAAGCACACGCCGCTCTACGGCTGGGTGTTCGACTGGGTGCCGCCGTGGCGGGCCTTCCGCTACCCCGAGAAGCTGATGACGTTCGTCACCTTCGCGGTGTGCCTGGCGGCGGGCGTGGGGTGGGAGCGGCTGGAGCACGCGCCCGACGTCCGGCGCCGGATGGGGCGCGGCGCGCTCGGGCTGGGCGGACTGGTGCTCGCGGTGGGCGGCGCGGAGTGGCTCGGCCACGTGTTCTCCGAGGGGATGTTGTCCGGCCTGTGGATGGGGCCGCCGTGGCCCGAGGCCCAGCGGCGCATCGGCGAGCACTTCGTGCTGGGTTGTGGGCTGGCGGGCGGGAGCCTGCTCGCGTTGGGGGGCATCCTCGGCGCGGTGCGCTCGGCGGAGGCGCGGGCCGGGCTCGTGGGGGTCGTGGGCTTCGGAGGGCTGCTGCTGGCCAATGGCGACATCTACAAGGTGGGGGAGCCGGAGCTGTTCGACGAGCCGACGCCCTTCGTCCTGCGCATCCAGCAGGAGCTGCGCGAGCAGGTCGGGCCGCCGCCGCGGGTGTACCGGCTGACGGGCCTCTACTACGCGCCGCGCCCCTTGCCGCTGCCCACCCTGGCGGAGACGAACGCGCTCATCATGGGGGCCTCGCTGATGCCGCTCGTGCCAGCGCTCTTCGGCCTGGAGAGCTCGACCGCGTACATGCCCGCCGTGTCGCGGAGGGTGGCGGACGTGCAGGCGGAGACGAACTCCTGGGTGCGGCACACCGCGGGCCTGTTCCACACGCGCTACTTCATCCTCTCGAGCGAGGTCACCGCGCAACTGGCGGCGGAACCGCTCCGGGTGCTGGAGCGGCTGGACGCCTTCGGGCTGTGGCTGGTGGAGGACCCGAACGCGCTGCCGCGCGCGTACCTCGCCCACCCGCGCTGTGTGGCGGGTCCGCGGGAGGCGCTGCGGCGGCTCGGCGGCGTCCAGGCGCCGCGCGAGGTGGTGGTGGAGTGCGCGGCGCCCCTGCCCGAGCCGCCGCTGGAGGCGCCCCGGGGCGAGGTCACCGCCGCCCGGTTCGCGCCGGAGCGGGTGGAGGTGGAGGTGCGGGCGCGGGGCGGGGAGGTGCTGGTGCTCAACGACGCCTACTACGGGGGGTGGACGGCGAGCGTGGACGGGGAGCCGGTGCCCATCCTGCCCGCCAATGGGGCAGTGCGCGCGGTGGCGGTGCCCCCGGGGGAGCATCAGGTGGTCTTCCGCTACCGCACGCCCGGGCTGGCGGTGGGCACCGGGGTGAGCCTGGGCACGCTGCTCGTGCTGCTCGCCGCGGACGGGGTGCTGCGGCGGCGCCTCACGCCAGGGGCCGGGCGGAAGGGGCCGCGGGCAGCGCCCCCAAGCGGGGGCGGCGCCGAAGCCGCCAGAGACGAGCGTGGCGCCTGA
- a CDS encoding cyclase family protein, producing the protein MNLLKTVVLTGALLWTLPSAAQNSAVATPFATAKDIDTWMEKNRNWQRWGPEDQLGAANLISAAKRKDAARLVREGVSVSLAHPLETQKAEDVPYPLGHDMLFTGESPDSTYSADSLSIGFHGFSHTHLDALCHVFHQGKMFNGYDQKLVTAKGCATLAVSALKEGLLTRGVLIDLPVLQGVPYLEPGTAIHAKDLEAWEKKTKVRVSSGDAVIIRTGRWARRAAVGPWDVSKQSAGLHASTADWFKKRGVAVVATDVGLDVIPSGVEGSFLPVHLMLINSLGIHVIDNADPEALSKAAAERKRHDFFLGIAPLNVEGGTGSPVNPIAVF; encoded by the coding sequence ATGAACCTGCTCAAGACCGTTGTCCTCACGGGCGCACTGCTGTGGACGCTGCCGAGCGCGGCCCAGAACAGCGCCGTCGCCACGCCCTTCGCGACCGCGAAGGACATCGACACCTGGATGGAGAAGAACCGGAACTGGCAGCGCTGGGGTCCCGAGGATCAGCTCGGCGCCGCGAACCTGATCTCCGCCGCCAAGCGCAAGGACGCCGCACGGCTCGTCCGGGAAGGCGTCTCCGTCTCCCTCGCGCATCCGCTGGAGACCCAGAAGGCCGAGGATGTCCCGTACCCGCTCGGCCACGACATGCTCTTCACGGGGGAGTCCCCGGACTCCACGTACAGCGCCGACTCCCTGTCCATCGGGTTTCATGGCTTCTCGCACACCCACCTCGATGCGCTCTGCCACGTCTTCCATCAGGGCAAGATGTTCAACGGGTACGACCAGAAGCTCGTCACCGCGAAAGGTTGCGCCACGCTCGCCGTGAGCGCGCTCAAGGAAGGGCTCCTGACGCGCGGAGTGCTCATCGACCTGCCTGTCCTCCAAGGCGTCCCCTACCTGGAGCCAGGCACCGCCATCCACGCGAAGGATCTCGAGGCCTGGGAGAAGAAGACGAAGGTCCGCGTGTCCAGTGGTGACGCCGTCATCATCCGCACGGGCCGCTGGGCCCGCCGCGCCGCCGTGGGCCCCTGGGATGTGTCGAAGCAGTCCGCGGGACTGCACGCCTCCACCGCCGACTGGTTCAAGAAGCGGGGGGTCGCCGTCGTCGCCACGGATGTCGGTCTGGATGTGATTCCCTCCGGCGTGGAGGGCTCCTTTCTTCCGGTGCATTTGATGCTGATCAACAGCCTGGGCATCCACGTCATCGACAACGCCGACCCCGAGGCACTGAGCAAGGCCGCCGCCGAGCGCAAGCGCCATGACTTCTTCCTCGGCATCGCCCCCCTGAACGTGGAAGGCGGCACGGGCTCTCCCGTCAACCCCATCGCGGTCTTCTGA
- a CDS encoding family 43 glycosylhydrolase: protein MSKRCMLSLAIAGVSLAVSPAVAQTVGDPQNPIFRNMYTADPSAHVWADGRLYVYPSHDIAPPRGADLMDEYHVYSTNDMVNWVDHGEILRASNVPWGRPEGGFMWAPDVAYKNGIYYFYFPHPSGTDWNNTWKIGVATSTQPAANFTVQGYIQGLESLIDPAVFVDDDGQAYLYYGGGGIAKGGKLKANMMEIDGQMQTMQGLVDFHEASWVHKRNGLYYLSYADNYDQNGDHNRMRYATSTSPLGPWTYRGIYIDSTDSYTNHGSIVQYKGQWYAFYHTSMLSGNDWLRSVSVDKLYYNGDGTIQLVKQTKQHGTPHFATPLAIPGQIQAEDYDNGAQGVAYSDGSPQNEGGAYRPNEGVDVGAIPSGGFNVGWVSSSEWVEYTVNVATSGTYTVSARVATQTANGSSLRILFDGKKVGTLAVPNTGEWQTYTTVSTQVNLEAGKHIIQLRFGDAFNLDYLTFTRQ from the coding sequence ATGTCCAAGCGTTGCATGCTGTCGCTGGCGATCGCCGGCGTGTCGCTCGCCGTGTCCCCGGCGGTCGCGCAGACCGTCGGCGACCCACAGAACCCGATCTTCCGCAACATGTACACCGCCGATCCCTCGGCGCATGTCTGGGCCGACGGACGACTCTATGTCTATCCATCGCACGACATCGCCCCACCGCGCGGTGCCGACCTCATGGACGAGTACCATGTCTACTCGACCAACGACATGGTCAACTGGGTCGATCACGGCGAGATCCTGCGCGCCTCCAACGTGCCCTGGGGAAGGCCGGAGGGCGGCTTCATGTGGGCGCCCGATGTGGCCTACAAGAACGGCATCTATTACTTCTACTTCCCCCATCCCAGCGGAACGGACTGGAACAACACCTGGAAGATCGGCGTGGCGACGAGCACGCAGCCGGCCGCGAACTTCACCGTGCAGGGATACATCCAGGGACTCGAGTCGCTGATCGATCCCGCGGTGTTCGTCGATGACGATGGCCAGGCGTATCTGTATTACGGCGGGGGAGGCATCGCCAAGGGGGGCAAGCTCAAGGCCAACATGATGGAGATCGACGGCCAGATGCAGACCATGCAGGGCCTGGTCGACTTCCACGAGGCCTCGTGGGTGCACAAGCGGAACGGGCTCTACTACCTGTCGTACGCGGACAACTACGATCAGAATGGCGACCACAACCGCATGCGCTACGCCACGAGCACGAGCCCGCTCGGTCCATGGACGTATCGTGGCATCTACATCGACTCCACCGACAGCTATACGAACCACGGCTCGATCGTGCAGTACAAGGGGCAGTGGTATGCCTTCTACCACACGAGCATGCTGTCGGGGAATGATTGGCTTCGCTCGGTCAGCGTCGACAAGCTGTATTACAACGGCGACGGCACGATCCAACTGGTCAAGCAGACGAAGCAGCACGGCACGCCACACTTCGCCACGCCGCTGGCGATTCCGGGACAGATCCAGGCGGAGGACTACGACAACGGGGCCCAGGGCGTCGCGTACAGCGATGGCAGTCCGCAGAACGAAGGCGGCGCGTACCGGCCGAACGAGGGCGTCGATGTCGGCGCGATTCCCAGCGGAGGCTTCAACGTCGGTTGGGTGAGCTCCTCGGAATGGGTGGAGTACACGGTGAACGTGGCGACGAGCGGCACGTATACCGTGTCCGCCCGGGTCGCGACGCAGACGGCCAATGGCAGTTCGTTGCGCATCCTGTTCGACGGAAAGAAGGTGGGCACCCTCGCCGTGCCGAACACCGGAGAGTGGCAGACCTATACGACGGTGAGCACGCAGGTGAACCTGGAGGCTGGCAAGCACATCATCCAGCTGCGTTTTGGTGACGCGTTCAATCTCGACTACTTGACGTTCACCAGGCAGTGA
- a CDS encoding DUF6640 family protein, translating into MKLPLGRWLISLVALLALIGPYGADWNETHLFNPHWSPHAKFHDAQTMLLGTFCPSTSSARNPGGSGVA; encoded by the coding sequence ATGAAACTTCCTCTTGGCAGGTGGCTCATTTCCCTCGTCGCGCTCCTCGCCCTCATCGGACCCTACGGGGCGGACTGGAACGAGACGCACCTCTTCAACCCGCACTGGTCTCCCCACGCGAAGTTCCACGACGCCCAGACGATGCTGCTCGGCACCTTCTGTCCCTCTACTTCCTCTGCTCGAAACCCTGGCGGGAGCGGGGTGGCCTGA
- a CDS encoding IS701 family transposase — MFLPDSFLQLLLALGATMNAPTRASWVTVVKGWLFAGRRTLTGVLVAAGAVGDKHHSAYYRVFATARWSLDALGLALFALARPLLEPGAVPLTLDDTLARKRGVKMFGTGMHHDPLASSRQCAVLSWGHSWVVLAVRVQLPCIPGRYFSLPLLFRLYLNRKSAARWRLTYRTRPQLAVEMLKCMSKGVPERRFHVYADSAYGGQSVLAHLPDRFDLTSRMPVDARLHAPVPERRTTTRGRPRRRGPRLPNPEQMLEKQKARHLTLRLYGRQDKVRVVEGLVYWYSVPNRLLKVVVVEPLTGNRPVQAFYSTVSTQTAEEVLQGYAGRGSIEEAFQGSKSHLGFEEPQGWSRLAVRRTAPMAMLLYSLTVLWFAREGHTHYEPPFRPWYRHKVRPSFADMLTTLRYACLRSAFSTTPRDEQGQQKPLLLLLGSSQAAA, encoded by the coding sequence ATGTTCTTGCCGGATTCCTTCCTCCAATTGCTCCTGGCGCTGGGCGCCACCATGAACGCGCCCACGCGGGCCTCGTGGGTGACGGTGGTCAAAGGCTGGCTGTTCGCTGGACGCCGCACTCTGACGGGGGTCCTGGTGGCCGCTGGAGCCGTGGGCGACAAGCACCACTCGGCCTATTACCGGGTTTTCGCCACCGCACGCTGGAGCCTGGATGCATTGGGCCTGGCGCTCTTCGCCCTGGCCAGGCCCTTGCTTGAACCGGGCGCAGTGCCCCTCACTCTGGACGATACCCTGGCGCGCAAGCGGGGCGTGAAGATGTTTGGCACGGGCATGCACCATGACCCGTTAGCCAGCAGTCGCCAGTGCGCTGTCCTCAGCTGGGGGCACTCGTGGGTCGTGCTGGCCGTGCGCGTGCAACTGCCTTGTATTCCAGGCCGCTATTTCAGCCTGCCGCTCCTCTTCCGCCTTTATCTCAATCGCAAATCCGCAGCGCGCTGGCGCCTGACTTATCGCACGCGGCCCCAGCTGGCTGTCGAAATGCTCAAGTGCATGAGCAAGGGAGTGCCCGAGCGACGCTTTCACGTGTATGCCGACTCGGCCTACGGCGGACAGAGCGTTCTGGCCCATCTACCTGACCGGTTTGACCTCACCAGCCGAATGCCAGTGGATGCCCGGTTGCACGCCCCTGTCCCCGAGCGCCGGACGACGACTCGGGGTCGGCCTCGCCGGCGTGGGCCTCGCTTGCCCAACCCGGAACAAATGTTGGAGAAGCAGAAGGCGCGGCACCTGACGCTGCGACTGTATGGACGTCAAGACAAGGTGCGTGTCGTCGAGGGGCTGGTGTATTGGTACAGCGTTCCCAACCGTCTGCTCAAGGTCGTCGTCGTCGAGCCCCTGACGGGAAATCGTCCCGTGCAAGCTTTCTACTCCACCGTCTCCACACAGACGGCGGAGGAGGTGTTGCAGGGGTACGCCGGACGAGGGTCCATTGAGGAAGCCTTCCAAGGAAGCAAGAGCCACCTGGGTTTCGAGGAGCCGCAGGGTTGGAGTCGCTTGGCGGTGCGGAGAACCGCTCCTATGGCCATGCTGCTCTACAGCCTGACCGTGCTGTGGTTCGCCAGAGAAGGGCACACCCACTACGAGCCTCCCTTCCGCCCCTGGTACCGCCACAAGGTGCGCCCTTCCTTCGCCGACATGCTCACCACCTTGCGCTACGCCTGTTTGCGCTCGGCATTTTCTACGACCCCGCGCGATGAGCAGGGTCAACAAAAACCGCTCCTACTCCTCCTGGGCTCCTCCCAAGCGGCGGCTTGA
- a CDS encoding DUF6310 domain-containing protein, translating to MRLRACIALLLSVSACATSAPSPEEPVDWGPRYANLQRAATLPWTDGGRCAVREASEPWPVLAERCYQALDHDRIEFHDITGRCAIASAGAAAMGLGVCVLAAPEIIVGAVVVAGVVVVGFAISEALEAYEKRGRPQVRPPPTLPVPETRPVPEAQPVPETRPVPETKPAPQKPSPKKKPKPEPKGPDFFPPLEPPETSERDRRRCEPIPVPYHLGGNNLHNKCADRIPNNSFPGGDVFVNGKNFDALQLVTRTLWEVKTDDFDIHSPHSQRFFARIKLPEIQSEKRLAELCGYNFVVGVKSAAHKAALEKLDPNLNIEIMDWC from the coding sequence ATGCGTCTCCGAGCGTGCATCGCACTTCTGCTCTCTGTCTCCGCCTGCGCTACGTCAGCGCCGAGCCCGGAAGAGCCCGTGGACTGGGGCCCGAGGTATGCCAACCTCCAGCGAGCGGCAACGCTGCCTTGGACGGACGGGGGGCGGTGCGCCGTCCGCGAAGCTTCCGAGCCCTGGCCCGTGCTGGCGGAGCGGTGCTATCAGGCCCTCGACCATGACCGGATCGAGTTTCACGACATCACGGGAAGATGCGCGATTGCCTCTGCGGGGGCCGCTGCAATGGGGCTCGGAGTCTGCGTGCTGGCCGCACCGGAGATCATCGTGGGCGCGGTAGTTGTGGCGGGCGTGGTGGTGGTGGGCTTCGCGATCTCAGAGGCGCTGGAGGCTTACGAGAAGAGGGGCCGTCCCCAGGTTCGGCCGCCGCCTACGCTGCCGGTCCCGGAGACGCGGCCTGTGCCGGAAGCGCAGCCCGTGCCTGAAACGCGCCCCGTGCCAGAAACAAAGCCCGCTCCGCAGAAACCCTCGCCGAAAAAAAAGCCCAAGCCGGAGCCAAAGGGGCCGGATTTTTTCCCGCCTCTGGAGCCACCCGAGACTTCGGAGCGAGATCGCCGCAGGTGCGAGCCCATCCCAGTGCCGTACCATCTTGGCGGTAATAACCTACACAACAAGTGCGCCGACAGAATTCCGAACAACAGTTTCCCCGGCGGGGATGTGTTCGTGAATGGGAAGAACTTCGACGCGCTACAACTGGTCACGCGCACGCTCTGGGAGGTAAAAACTGATGATTTCGATATACACTCACCACATTCCCAGAGGTTTTTTGCCCGGATCAAATTGCCTGAAATACAAAGCGAGAAACGGCTCGCAGAACTCTGCGGTTATAACTTTGTCGTTGGCGTGAAAAGCGCCGCGCATAAAGCCGCTCTTGAGAAATTAGATCCAAACCTCAACATTGAAATCATGGACTGGTGCTGA
- a CDS encoding DUF5953 family protein, with the protein MEVFSDELGIIVYAPALVGEDRRTLAIIHGMEGALPGLRLGWTLSEKEEFIALPHRDEWVTANKIDGGFPFLCNDDKNRPVTLTGWENPNGLAARSPPHFEIHGSLHLDEAGIAAATNVLAAIGEGACAFWGHATPSNAAVEISRQTRDPVRKPGIPPRGLPVLKLAEHMRSPEIPHRLGWLNYWSAAAARAIGFPEPALDAELLSRARRTATGGWVVRLTDAPLDLDNPAHLDALKRAYERFPEIGGRSTP; encoded by the coding sequence ATGGAGGTTTTCTCGGATGAACTTGGCATCATCGTTTATGCACCTGCTCTCGTGGGCGAAGATAGGCGGACTCTCGCTATCATTCATGGAATGGAGGGCGCACTTCCCGGCTTGCGGCTGGGTTGGACGCTCTCTGAGAAAGAGGAGTTCATTGCACTGCCTCATCGCGATGAGTGGGTCACTGCAAACAAGATAGACGGCGGGTTTCCGTTCCTTTGCAACGATGACAAAAACCGCCCGGTGACGCTTACGGGGTGGGAGAACCCGAACGGGCTTGCCGCAAGGAGCCCGCCGCACTTTGAAATCCATGGATCGCTACACCTGGACGAAGCCGGCATTGCAGCGGCGACGAATGTGCTAGCGGCCATCGGGGAAGGTGCTTGTGCTTTCTGGGGGCACGCAACGCCGTCCAACGCGGCTGTTGAGATTTCGCGGCAGACCAGAGATCCGGTTCGTAAGCCGGGAATCCCGCCACGGGGGCTACCAGTGCTCAAGCTCGCAGAGCACATGCGCTCGCCTGAGATTCCGCATCGCCTCGGATGGCTGAACTACTGGTCGGCTGCTGCCGCACGGGCCATCGGCTTCCCGGAACCCGCCCTCGACGCGGAGCTGCTGTCACGCGCACGGCGTACTGCGACGGGCGGGTGGGTTGTCAGGCTCACCGATGCGCCGCTCGACCTGGACAACCCCGCTCACCTGGACGCGCTCAAACGGGCCTACGAGCGCTTCCCGGAGATTGGCGGACGCTCCACGCCTTGA
- a CDS encoding M4 family metallopeptidase, producing MRTRMLAACVTFALTACGTEPLDPSAGEAKVDATDLGSTQDIQAALAAFPSTQVLGTHENGVPYMVRGNFGSTALSPRGLVARDAHALVNSALAGISPMFRLNAADLVVRQLSVDEQGHTHLRYAQTKNGLPVVGHELVVHVDDEGRIYAANGSARDGEPLTSRARISSEAARVVALESTPGGVSTETPRLVYVRSRADGRLKLAFETLVMGRHEGKPVKDHVFVNALDGSVVERTSDIHDALNRSVYSANNGTSLPGTLKRSEGQAATGDSAVDKVYENIGIFYKCFYDNFGRDGINGTGVQIRVTVHYSHNYVNAYWDGTQLVCGDGDGVNSGPVCNDLDVIVHELTHGVTETDSGLVYAGESGGLNEGVSDIFAAYCESWTRNWSTDLDVWKLGEDVWTPATAGDALRYMYDPALDGASLDFWTSSAGSNDVHYSSGIANLAFKLLSTGGTHPRGKSTTVVPGIGVQKAGAIFYKANRDIFTPSTTFAQAKIYTEQAATMLHGTGTAEVAAVTAAWSAVGVGAVVPPPPASPLTNGVAKTGLSGATGSETFYYLDVPAGVASTFALSGGTGDVDLYVKAGSTPTTSSYDCRPYKTGNAETCSIAARTTATRIYVMLRAYSTYASVSLKGSY from the coding sequence ATGCGTACCCGAATGCTCGCAGCTTGTGTCACGTTCGCGCTCACGGCCTGTGGCACGGAACCGTTGGACCCTTCAGCCGGTGAGGCGAAGGTCGACGCCACCGACCTCGGCTCCACCCAAGACATCCAGGCGGCCCTCGCGGCCTTCCCCTCGACACAGGTGCTCGGCACGCACGAGAACGGCGTTCCGTACATGGTTCGCGGCAACTTCGGCTCGACCGCGCTGTCGCCTCGGGGGCTCGTGGCCCGGGACGCCCACGCGCTCGTCAACTCGGCCCTGGCCGGCATCTCGCCCATGTTCCGCCTGAATGCCGCGGACCTCGTCGTGCGCCAGCTCTCCGTGGACGAGCAGGGCCATACCCATCTCCGCTATGCCCAGACGAAGAACGGGCTGCCGGTCGTGGGCCACGAACTGGTCGTCCACGTGGATGACGAGGGCCGCATCTACGCCGCCAATGGCTCGGCCCGCGATGGCGAGCCGCTCACCTCCCGCGCCCGGATCTCCTCCGAGGCCGCGCGTGTCGTGGCGCTCGAGAGCACTCCCGGAGGAGTCTCCACGGAGACGCCGCGGCTCGTCTACGTGCGTTCCCGTGCGGATGGGCGGTTGAAGCTGGCCTTCGAGACCCTCGTGATGGGCAGGCACGAGGGCAAGCCCGTGAAGGATCACGTCTTCGTCAATGCCCTCGACGGCTCCGTCGTGGAGCGCACCTCGGACATCCACGACGCGCTCAACCGCTCCGTGTACTCGGCCAACAACGGCACCTCGCTGCCCGGCACCCTCAAACGCAGCGAGGGCCAGGCGGCCACCGGTGACTCCGCCGTGGACAAGGTCTATGAAAACATTGGCATCTTCTACAAGTGCTTTTATGACAACTTCGGGCGCGATGGGATCAACGGCACGGGTGTGCAGATACGCGTCACCGTCCACTACAGCCACAACTACGTGAATGCCTACTGGGATGGCACCCAGCTCGTCTGCGGTGACGGAGATGGCGTCAACAGTGGTCCGGTGTGCAACGATCTGGATGTCATCGTCCACGAGCTCACCCACGGGGTGACGGAGACCGATTCCGGCCTCGTCTACGCGGGCGAATCCGGGGGCCTCAATGAGGGCGTGAGCGACATCTTCGCCGCCTATTGCGAGAGCTGGACGCGCAACTGGTCCACGGACCTGGACGTGTGGAAGCTGGGCGAGGACGTCTGGACGCCCGCCACCGCGGGTGACGCGCTCCGCTACATGTACGACCCGGCGCTGGACGGAGCCTCGCTCGACTTCTGGACGAGCAGCGCCGGCAGCAACGACGTGCACTACAGCTCGGGCATCGCCAACCTGGCGTTCAAGCTGCTGTCCACGGGCGGCACACACCCGCGCGGCAAGTCGACCACCGTCGTACCGGGCATTGGAGTGCAGAAGGCGGGCGCCATCTTCTACAAGGCCAACCGGGACATCTTCACGCCGTCCACCACCTTCGCCCAGGCGAAGATCTACACCGAGCAGGCCGCGACGATGCTCCACGGCACCGGTACAGCCGAGGTGGCGGCGGTGACGGCGGCCTGGTCCGCGGTGGGCGTGGGCGCGGTGGTGCCTCCCCCGCCGGCCAGCCCGCTGACCAACGGCGTGGCGAAGACGGGCCTGTCGGGCGCCACGGGCTCCGAGACCTTCTACTACCTGGACGTCCCGGCCGGCGTGGCTTCGACCTTCGCCCTCAGCGGCGGCACGGGTGACGTGGACCTGTATGTGAAGGCGGGCTCCACTCCGACCACGTCCTCGTATGACTGCCGTCCGTACAAAACGGGCAACGCCGAGACGTGCTCCATCGCGGCGAGGACCACGGCCACCCGCATCTACGTGATGCTGCGCGCCTACAGCACGTACGCGAGCGTCTCGCTCAAGGGCAGCTACTGA